The region ccaTGGCAGAACCATGGCGGGAAAGCCTCCTCAGCGCCCCATACTAGGCAATGGTGCGCCGCATCGTGGAGGTGGTCCAGGGGCTGCTTTTGACACGCCCATCAGCTCCAAAAATCGAGGAATGCAGCAGCGGAGCTCGGTGAATGATAGACTGAAGCTCCAACAGCAGCCAACGACGACTCCAGTGACCGCAAATCAAACACCAATGCCTGTAGCAGTGCCGATAACTCCTCCTAAAACGCCAGAGACTCCCTCGACAAAGCCCAATCAGAGAGCACCGCGGACAGCGACGAAAATTCCGAAATCCCGGAGCCCCAGCCGGTTCGAGTTCAACTCAGATGCGACCCGCGACCCCATCGCCACTCTGAAGGCGTATTGCGATTTcaaaaacttagagcagcccGCTTACCGCATCTTCGAGAACGTTGATCGGACCCAAATTGTCTGCTCAGTGACGGTCGGCGCCTGCGTTTACAGCTGCTATCCCAAGGAGTTTACTGACGAGCCGACGGCTCGCACGGAGACCGCCAGGATGGCCATTGAGAAGATCAAGACCGTAGAGTCGCGTCAGCCGCTGGCTATCTGCACACTGACGGATCACGAGTTCATCGACGGCCTGTACCAAGAGCTGCGGCAGTACCCCAATGGCATTATAGGCCACAAGCTGGAGGAGTGGTATGAGCAGACCTTCAACCACCACCTACCCAGCCACTGGCACGATCTGGTTGTGGAGTCGAGTAAGATTCGTCTGGAGGATAACGTCCATTCTCTCATACTGCTTGCCAACGATCCCGCCTCTCCGAAGCCGAACAGAGCAGAATTCCAGCGGCACGAAATGCCTGAGCTTCGGCTGCCGTGGATGAACGAGGTGGACCACAGTTTTGAGCGCCACCACGACTGGAGCATGTACATCACCCACTGCGACTCCACCAAACAGGTCTGGGCCCGACTGATCGATCAGATATCCAGCCTAGAGAAGTTGACGATGCACCTCAACAAGCACGTGCCGGCTCGCACACTGGTAACGGATCCCATTGAGCAGAATATGTATCTGGTGGAAGTCACCGAGGGCTGGAGTCGAGTGCGAGTGCTCTCCGTGGATGCGAAGCAGCGAACCTGCCGCTGCCACTTTGTGGACTTTGGGGACGTGGCCCAGTTTGAGTTTGAAGATCTGGTTGGTTGTCCGCCCCAGTTCCTGATGCTGCCCGCACAGGCTATCTGCCTGGGCATGTATGCACTGGAAAAGTTCGCGGATCACCCGCACGCCCAAGCCGTGCTCCTTAAAGAGCTCGCCGGCCAGCGGGTGGTGGCTCGTATCCTTACCACCGAGAAGCAGTTTAACGAACTCGGAGGCTGTGCCCAGGGCATTTGGAAGGATGATAGGCGAAGCGCCTGCCTGGTGGGAACCCTGTACGACACCTCCACGGTAGAGGACATTCACCTAAACGATCTAGTTGCCAACAGCATCAGTCGCAACACCCCGGTGCCCATGCTGAGTCCGGACCAGAAGTCCAATCCGGTGCTCATCTCGCATATCAACGAGGGCGGCGACCTCACGGTTCTACTCCGTAACGAGGATCTAAAGTTTGTGGAGCGCAGCATTGCCAACACGGTGGCCGACATTGGGGAGAAGCATCGTGTCACCTACTCGGACCTGCTGCGCGATCGCCTGGTGTTTGTCTGCGACGAGTCAGTCGAAGGATTGAAGCAATGGTACCGCGGCATGCTCACCACCAAGCCGAAGAACGCCGAAGAGGAGACCTTCGACGTGTACTATGTGGACGACGGGCGCCTCCGCAAGACGCACATCTCAAACATCTATCGACTGGAGGCCAACAATCTGGCGCTGGCCGGGTATCCGCCGCTGGCTCTGCGCGTCCGCCTTCACGACGTACCCGATATCGTGGGAGACATGCTTGGACGCCTTCGTGGACTGATGCCGCCCCGAAGCGAGGCAATCGTGAGTGTCCTCCGCCGAAACCGGCCCCTTATGTGACAATAGCTAACAATCATTTCATGCATTCACAGCTCAAGGTGATGGATGGTTCCGGCAGTGACAAACTGCCGATGGTCAATGTTTATGTGCGCGGCCAGGATGCCAATGCCATGTACATGTGCGTGAACACCGCCATCCAGATGGAATACGAAATGCAGAGGTAAGTTCCATGCCGTGTGCTTTCTGCCCTGCACTACGATCGtcaccacccacacacacaggcacctGGCATCACCACCACCCCTCTAATTGGTATCAAGCCCCCTATAACACCataccacaccacaccatgcCATACCATATATTTGATCTGTGCTCCCCCAAATCAtccaaatgcattttctattAGTGCTTTCGATAAACTGGAAACAAAATGATGCGCTATCGCTAACCCCATCCACGATCAACgtcaataataataaatgtacAACAAATAAACATCGATAATGTAAGATAATGCGTAAGAACTGCATTCCCATCTCTGTAtataaaactaaactaaaataTACTCATACTCGTACCACTTCACATCACAATGCTACCTACCCGATAAGATCCTAGAACGTTTTTCATACCTTATCCTCAATACTGTGTCCCACGCCCCCTACATTCGTTCCCCACTCCCCTAACGCTACCCTGACCCCGTCGCCCTTCCCAAACAGAACCACGCGTCCGCAGACCTACGACGATGGCGGCCTGCGCTTCAATCCCAACGGACAGCTGCAGCGACGCAACAGCTTCGGCTCTGCGGTGTCCAgtcacagcagcggcagcctcaGCTTCAGCGACCATGTCCTTCCGGCCACCCCACCCGTCACGCCACTAAGAGGATTGTCGTCGACGCCAACGATCAAGGAGTACGAGGCAATACCAGCAGTGGGCGCCTACTTCGAGGTGCGCATTGCCCTCTCCATCAATCCCGGACACTTTGCGGTGAGTCGATTAATGGTTCGATAGCAATCCATCGTTAACTCTGTTCCAAAACGGCATTCCAGGTACAACCCTACAAGAGCTACAATCAGTTCCAGCATTTGATGAAGGATCTGCAGGCCCATTGCAAGGGAGCGGCGGCACAAGACGTCCAACCTTCACGAGTGACCATAGGAGAGGCCTACGCAGCTCCAGACAGTGATAACGTCTACCATCGGTAAGTCTCGAACAGGGAGAACAGACAGACCAAGCCAATAGCTAATCCTCTTGCAGTGTAATTATTCGGAAGATTTACGATGAGATTATAACTGTGCGCTTCGTGGACGTGGGCGATGACGGTGTAGTGGCCTGTGATCAACTAAAGAAGCTTCCTCTGGCCTTTGCCGAGCTTCCCAAGATGGCCATACCAGCTCAACTATATGGTGGGGGTCCAGCATCCAACCTTATCTATCTACTTTTCTAATGCCATCTTTGCCATCCCATTCAGGCATCCAACTTGCAGACGTTCTCTGGACTCAGGAGAATTGTGTACGCTTCCGCATGCTAACGCTGGGTAAAAAGTTTATCGGGATTGTACGGCGACTGAGCAAGTTGAAGGATGACACGCTAGCGCTGTGCCTGGAGCTGGTCGACACCTCCACGCCGCAGGACATAAAGCTGCACGAGATTCTCATCAACGAGAAGCACGCGCAGCCAGAGCCGAAGGTCTGAATCGAAGAACGACTTTAATATGAGTTTGAACTTGTTCACGTTTATATTTGCTTATTTGTAGCCTTAGGAataggtatatatgtataatttattACAACGATACACATTCCCCCAAACGGGAACGAACAGTTGCGTTACTCTGTGCCACTCGGAAACGCAACAATATAAAAGTTATGATTTTAGCCACTACCGTTTGACGTCTATCGGGAGAAGGGGTGCACTTGGTTGGCCGCCTTGATGTTGGTCTTGACGGCCGAGGGAGCCTtgcccagctgctgctgcacgttGCCGGGACTCATGGCGGGCCCGCCCATGGGCGAGGAGGCGCGAATCGAGGGCGGCACCATCATGCCAGGCCCCGGGCCGTAATTCGTCATCTTCAGACCCTTGCCCATGCCCACCGCGGCAACGAGGAGCTGAGTGTCGGCCATACTGCTGGTTTGCTGGATGCCGGTGCGCGAGGAGGACTCAATCTCCCACTCCTCGCGCGCCTTGCTGACCATATCCAGGACGTGGGAGACAACCTTGTTGTACTGGGTGACCTGTTTCATGGCCGCATCGTTGGTGAGATTGGCGGCTTTCTGCTCGTTCGCCTGCATCTTCTGCTCGGTAAGCGGATCGGGCCGCGTTCGCAGATAGTCCGGCACAATGTCGTGGGAGAAGACCGGCACGCGTCCCTCGGTGATATTTATTAACGTCTCGTCGCGATCCATCGACACCAGTAGCGGCAGGACAGTTCGGTTCCTTAGCGGTGGACACTGCTCTTTGGCCAGGATCTTCGTTAGCCCCGTCAAATGACTGGAAATGATGGCAAAATTGTCCAGAAATGTTGGCCAGTTGATTGTCTCGTATTCCATCTCCAGTTTCTGGATCATGGCCAGCACCGCCAGCTTCAAGTCGTTCAGGCGCTGCAGGACGGCGTCCAGCGTCATCTCAAAGTGCTTTTCCTCGCGCTGCATTTCCGtttttatattaaacaaatttaattgcaaaattgaatatttttactGCAACACACGCTAGTGTGACCATGTGAGGACGAGAACAGCTGTTGAAGTTGTGGGCATTCTGGGTATTTTCTCACTCGCGCCATACGGTCTGACAAACATGGCCGCCGTGGTGGTCCAAGAAAAAAACTGAACGCCGTGTTTTTTCATTTGCAACTAAAACCACACGAGAACTCTTTAAGCGTGCCCGCAAAACGTATAACAATGTAAGCAATTTAGTCTAGTGACTGTTACTATCGTTTTACACAATCGCTGATGCCTACAAACGGTACTTCGCAACGGataaattttttttgctgtcGTCGAGTGTCTcgtactctctctctctctcgctctcactcgtTCGCTGTTGCTGACAAAGCAAACCATACGTGACGGGgtgtgtacatgtgtgtgttgtttgtgtgtgcaagCTGGCcagaagctgaaaagtgaaaatttgtttgtatGCGTGGATGACACGATCAAAAGCCGGTCGGTGCTCCCGATCCTCCAGCACTCTCGGTCCTGCTACATTAACTTGCCCTACATGCATTCGTCGTCCTACGCCCCTGCTGGCCATGCGCTTGGCCCGACGCGCCGCGGCATGGGTTGAAGTTGATCGCGTATCGTCCCGTCCCCGCGATCGCTGACTCTCCCGTGGCTTGGAATATTCGTCCGGCAGCCGGAAAGTGTACGGGAATTCGGGCATTCTCTGAGTTTTCAGCCCAACGCCTCTGGCAGCTGACCCCCGCGCACGCGTTCGTGTTCGTGCTTGCACACCGGTCGTGTtgtactctctctctctctctgcagtttctctctctcttctctacTTCCTTGTTGATATTGTTGTTGTACGCCATTTCTAATGCCTCTCTTTCatgtttttttataatataaatTGTAATATATTTGCAGCTTTTTGTGTATGTTTTCTGAATAAGTATCATGCCAAAATGAAATGGTAAAGTGTTGCCGCGTTCGCATAATCGATTAcgaataaatacatatatactctatacatacataaatacgtGCGCGATTGTTGATAGAAAAAAGAGAGCTAGAGCGATATCGAAATCGAAGCGATTCAGCCCGCGATGGCGTCGCGCAGGCGCGCCGATTTGAATCCCAAACTGCACATGGACAGGCAGCCGACAGCTGCCCGCATAACAGGTACCTCCCAATCCAAATAATCACCACCCCTCTCAAACAGACAGAGAGTCTGTTAATCCGGGGATGTGTTATCCCTCTGTTATGAAGGGGCCCTAAAACGGCGCCATAAAGAAGGGATGCGATTCTCACTAAAGAGAACGGATCGACTGAACCTCACGAAAACCATTTTTAAACCGCCTACCCACCCACTCACCGTTTCAGATCCCTCTCTGCCCGCCGGCAAGCGACGCGAGATCGACAACGTCATGAAGAAGGCTCGGGCCAACACAACCAACGACTACTGGGACAAGAAGCTGATCGAGGCCGAGGAGAAAGACCCCAATCGCTGGCGTCATACCGGCTACAAGAAAATGTACATCCAGGGCGAGAGCAGCTCCGGGGACAGTGATCGCGAGCCGCACGGCGGGCCGCGCCCCGGGGAGGGAGCACCACCCCCCTATGGCCGCTATCCACCCGGAGGAGCCCCGCAAGGTCCACCGCCGCGCTTTGGCCGATCCCGCTCGCCCCATTCGCGCAGCCGTTCCGGATTACGCAAGTCGCCGCCGCTGTCGCCACCACCGCGTCGTCGTTCTCCGCTGCCGCCCATGCACGGCATGGATCGTCGCGGCGGCCCGCGATCCCCTCCCATGCCGCGCTCTCCCAACCATGATACCATGATGCGTCGTCCCGGCAATGGCCACGGTCGGCCCCGTTCCCCACCCGAACCGAGCTCCGGCTCCTCGTCCTTGCGCCGCAAGCCAAACGCGTCGCGTTCTCCCTTGGGCCGTCGCCGCTCACCACCGTTGCCTCCTCCATCGTCGGCGGGACTGGACAAGCGCAGTTCGGGACACATTCTACCGCGTTCTAAGCGTCCCCCCTCGCCACCGCCAAGGGTAAGTCATGTCATTCATCAATCGATTCCAATTCTTAATCTGTATTCTCTCTGCAGCACTCGATGCGTTCGCGTTCCAACAGCTCAATGAGCAGCAGCTCCGACGATTCCTGCTCCCTCTGCTCGCCCAGTCATCGCCATAGATCTCGGTAAGCATTCCTCCCGGCCTTATGTTTCCATTGATACTCAAACTTGATCTTCTCCCCCGTACAGATCCCGCGGTCCGCGCTCCCCTCCGCCAAAGCCGCGTGGGCATTATCGTGCCGGGGGTCCGCCACTCCCGCCGCCGGATACACATGGCCGCGTCCATGGTCGTCCCAGCAGTCCACCGCCGGTGCGTGGAAGCGGCTCGGTGTCCGCAATCGACAAGTATCGGGACGCCAAAATGCGTCACCTCGCACACGAACGCGGCGCCACGTCGGAGGCGCACATGAAAGTCGCTCGCTCGTCGCGTCACTCACCGCCGCCGGAAGATCCGCGTCTCAAGCACCGTCCGCCAGAGCCACCAGAGCCGGCAGCGACGGCTGCTGCGGCCTCAGCTCCACaggccaagaagaagaaaaaggagaaggaggtaAGTTTCGGAGTAGCTCGTACGAATCACGATCACATCCAATCATTGAATTACTCTGTTTATAGCAGGTGAGGCCACGCATCAAGATCGAGGGTGAGAAACGTAAAAAGCCAGGGGCgcccagtggcagtggagggAATGCAAACTCCTCGTCCGGTTCAGACGATTCGGGTGACTCGGACAGCGATGAGGTGCCGTCGCTGCCCACGTTCTCGGCCACAACGCGGCTGACGCTCTCGGAGCGCTTCGGGAAAATGGCCCAGTGGAGCATCGATCGCAGTAACATGGAGAACATGCGCATCACCAAAGATTCCGCGGGTGGTGCTCTTAAAGTGATGATTGAAGAGGGTCTCGAATCGCCGCCGCGTCGCTATTCGTATTCGCCTGCGCCGGCCGGACACTTTCCGGAGGAGTTGGCGACCACAGCACCGTCGGGTATGCTGTCGTGGGACGATGTGCGCGTCCGTTACGAGTACTACAAGAGTCGTGGCTACTTAAGGGATTTGGATCTGAAGGTAAATGGAGTGTCCATACTCTCTAAAGCAGAAACTAAAGATCCCTTTCCTTCTCTCTTGCGCAGGACTACATCAAATGGGAGGAATGGTGGTATAAATATCAGGAGTGGCTGAAGCAGGAGCGCTACTATGAGTACTGGGATCGTAGCCAGCAATTGCGACGACGGCGCAAGAAGTTACCGGTCACTCAGCGTCTCAACTGAGAAACGCCCCCGTGGGCATCCGTACCGCAGTGTCCCAATCCTGTAGCTCTTCCCATCATCCTCCCCCAATTTGATCCCCCTCGCTAACCAATTTATCCATTTATCATTTGAACTGAACCTTTATTTTGCTTTCTCCCTTACTTTTAATCTTACTTCATTTTTCCCAATCAATTCCCCCCgcctttttcccccttttttgtACATTGAAAATGTACGGAAATGCATTTGTCAGCTCATGTATTTGATAACTAAACAATATGCATATACCATGCGATCCGAGCGCCAATTGCGGATGCTTATAAGGATTACATTAACACTGAAGATTGTAAGTTGTGTGGGGACTGTGCGTCCGGCCGCCGACGTGGTGCGGCACAGATCCCGAGAGGCAAATGTAAACGATTTAAATAAACCAATTAAAAACGGATGAATTTTACCGAATGTGCTCTCGATTTGGATTTCGATCGGATTTCAGGTTACACCGCACACTAATCCAGGAGCATGCTAATTTCTGCTGGCTGGTGTTGGCGACATTAGGCTCACTATCGCCACAGGTGGCCCAGTCACAGGTGGTTGAGTCATCTACGCTTTGGAAGCGGCTCGGCTAGTGATTATCGTAAGTACCAGCGGAAGTTTCGG is a window of Drosophila pseudoobscura strain MV-25-SWS-2005 chromosome 3, UCI_Dpse_MV25, whole genome shotgun sequence DNA encoding:
- the LOC4804626 gene encoding basic salivary proline-rich protein 1 isoform X1; the encoded protein is MASRRRADLNPKLHMDRQPTAARITDPSLPAGKRREIDNVMKKARANTTNDYWDKKLIEAEEKDPNRWRHTGYKKMYIQGESSSGDSDREPHGGPRPGEGAPPPYGRYPPGGAPQGPPPRFGRSRSPHSRSRSGLRKSPPLSPPPRRRSPLPPMHGMDRRGGPRSPPMPRSPNHDTMMRRPGNGHGRPRSPPEPSSGSSSLRRKPNASRSPLGRRRSPPLPPPSSAGLDKRSSGHILPRSKRPPSPPPRHSMRSRSNSSMSSSSDDSCSLCSPSHRHRSRSRGPRSPPPKPRGHYRAGGPPLPPPDTHGRVHGRPSSPPPVRGSGSVSAIDKYRDAKMRHLAHERGATSEAHMKVARSSRHSPPPEDPRLKHRPPEPPEPAATAAAASAPQAKKKKKEKEQVRPRIKIEGEKRKKPGAPSGSGGNANSSSGSDDSGDSDSDEVPSLPTFSATTRLTLSERFGKMAQWSIDRSNMENMRITKDSAGGALKVMIEEGLESPPRRYSYSPAPAGHFPEELATTAPSGMLSWDDVRVRYEYYKSRGYLRDLDLKDYIKWEEWWYKYQEWLKQERYYEYWDRSQQLRRRRKKLPVTQRLN
- the LOC4804626 gene encoding basic salivary proline-rich protein 1 isoform X2; the protein is MASRRRADLNPKLHMDRQPTAARITDPSLPAGKRREIDNVMKKARANTTNDYWDKKLIEAEEKDPNRWRHTGYKKMYIQGESSSGDSDREPHGGPRPGEGAPPPYGRYPPGGAPQGPPPRFGRSRSPHSRSRSGLRKSPPLSPPPRRRSPLPPMHGMDRRGGPRSPPMPRSPNHDTMMRRPGNGHGRPRSPPEPSSGSSSLRRKPNASRSPLGRRRSPPLPPPSSAGLDKRSSGHILPRSKRPPSPPPRHSMRSRSNSSMSSSSDDSCSLCSPSHRHRSRSRGPRSPPPKPRGHYRAGGPPLPPPDTHGRVHGRPSSPPPVRGSGSVSAIDKYRDAKMRHLAHERGATSEAHMKVARSSRHSPPPEDPRLKHRPPEPPEPAATAAAASAPQAKKKKKEKEVRPRIKIEGEKRKKPGAPSGSGGNANSSSGSDDSGDSDSDEVPSLPTFSATTRLTLSERFGKMAQWSIDRSNMENMRITKDSAGGALKVMIEEGLESPPRRYSYSPAPAGHFPEELATTAPSGMLSWDDVRVRYEYYKSRGYLRDLDLKDYIKWEEWWYKYQEWLKQERYYEYWDRSQQLRRRRKKLPVTQRLN
- the LOC4804626 gene encoding basic salivary proline-rich protein 1 isoform X3 produces the protein MKKARANTTNDYWDKKLIEAEEKDPNRWRHTGYKKMYIQGESSSGDSDREPHGGPRPGEGAPPPYGRYPPGGAPQGPPPRFGRSRSPHSRSRSGLRKSPPLSPPPRRRSPLPPMHGMDRRGGPRSPPMPRSPNHDTMMRRPGNGHGRPRSPPEPSSGSSSLRRKPNASRSPLGRRRSPPLPPPSSAGLDKRSSGHILPRSKRPPSPPPRHSMRSRSNSSMSSSSDDSCSLCSPSHRHRSRSRGPRSPPPKPRGHYRAGGPPLPPPDTHGRVHGRPSSPPPVRGSGSVSAIDKYRDAKMRHLAHERGATSEAHMKVARSSRHSPPPEDPRLKHRPPEPPEPAATAAAASAPQAKKKKKEKEQVRPRIKIEGEKRKKPGAPSGSGGNANSSSGSDDSGDSDSDEVPSLPTFSATTRLTLSERFGKMAQWSIDRSNMENMRITKDSAGGALKVMIEEGLESPPRRYSYSPAPAGHFPEELATTAPSGMLSWDDVRVRYEYYKSRGYLRDLDLKDYIKWEEWWYKYQEWLKQERYYEYWDRSQQLRRRRKKLPVTQRLN